A single Pseudomonas sp. DC1.2 DNA region contains:
- the prpB gene encoding methylisocitrate lyase, translating to MSSNKSTPGQRFRDAVSSEHPLQVVGAINANHALLAKRAGFKAIYLSGGGVAAGSLGVPDLGITGLDDVLTDVRRITDVCDLPLLVDVDTGFGSSAFNVARTVKSMIKFGAAAIHIEDQVGAKRCGHRPNKEIVSLQEMVDRIKAAVDARTDDSFVIMARTDALAVEGLESALERAAACVEAGADMIFPEAITELEMYKLFASRVNAPILANITEFGATPLYTTEQLAAADVSLVLYPLSAFRAMNKAAENVYTAIRRDGTQQNVIDTMQTRMELYDRIDYHTFEQKLDALFAAKK from the coding sequence ATGAGTTCCAACAAGAGCACTCCAGGCCAGCGTTTCCGCGATGCGGTCTCCAGCGAGCATCCACTGCAAGTGGTCGGCGCGATCAACGCCAACCATGCACTGCTGGCCAAACGCGCCGGTTTCAAGGCGATTTACCTGTCCGGTGGCGGGGTGGCCGCAGGCTCCCTCGGTGTGCCGGACCTGGGCATTACCGGTCTGGACGACGTGCTGACTGACGTGCGCCGCATCACCGATGTATGCGACCTGCCGTTGCTGGTGGACGTCGACACCGGTTTCGGTTCTTCAGCGTTCAACGTGGCGCGCACCGTCAAGTCGATGATCAAATTTGGCGCCGCAGCGATTCACATTGAAGATCAAGTCGGTGCCAAGCGTTGTGGTCACCGTCCCAATAAAGAAATCGTTTCGTTGCAGGAAATGGTCGACCGCATCAAGGCTGCCGTCGATGCGCGGACCGATGACAGCTTCGTGATCATGGCCAGAACCGACGCCTTGGCGGTCGAAGGCCTGGAGTCTGCGCTGGAACGTGCGGCGGCGTGCGTCGAGGCTGGCGCTGACATGATTTTCCCGGAAGCGATCACCGAACTGGAGATGTACAAACTGTTCGCCAGCCGTGTGAATGCTCCGATCCTGGCGAACATCACCGAATTCGGCGCGACACCGCTCTATACCACCGAGCAGCTCGCCGCTGCCGATGTTTCTTTGGTGCTATACCCCTTGTCGGCGTTCCGCGCGATGAACAAAGCGGCGGAAAACGTCTACACCGCGATCCGTCGCGACGGTACGCAACAGAACGTCATCGACACCATGCAGACGCGCATGGAGCTTTACGATCGCATCGACTACCACACCTTCGAGCAAAAGCTCGACGCGTTGTTCGCCGCGAAAAAATAA
- the prpC gene encoding 2-methylcitrate synthase, with the protein MAEAKVLSGAGLRGQVAGQTALSTVGQSGAGLTYRGYDVRELAADAQFEEVAYLLLYGELPSKAQLATYISKLSKLRDLPQALKEVLERIPADAHPMDVMRTGCSFLGNLEPEKDFSAQHDATDRLLAAFPAIMCYWYRFSHDGKRINCVTDETSIGGHFLHLLHDKTPSELHVKVMNVSLILYAEHEFNASTFTARVCASTLSDLYSCVTAAIGSLRGPLHGGANEAAMEMIERFSSPQEAIKGTLGMLERKDKIMGFGHAIYKDNDPRNEVIKGWSKKLADEVGDKVLFPVSEAIDKTMWEQKKLFPNADFYHASAYHFMGIPTKLFTPIFVCSRLTGWAAHVFEQRANNRIIRPSAEYIGVEQRKFVPIEQR; encoded by the coding sequence ATGGCCGAAGCAAAAGTACTCAGTGGCGCCGGGCTCCGTGGCCAAGTCGCCGGGCAAACTGCACTGTCCACCGTGGGCCAGTCGGGCGCCGGCCTGACTTATCGAGGCTACGACGTTCGTGAACTGGCGGCTGATGCACAATTCGAAGAAGTGGCGTACCTGTTGCTCTACGGCGAACTGCCGAGCAAGGCGCAACTGGCGACTTACATCAGCAAGCTGAGCAAACTGCGTGACCTGCCACAAGCGCTGAAGGAAGTGCTGGAGCGTATTCCCGCCGACGCCCACCCGATGGACGTGATGCGTACCGGTTGCTCGTTTCTGGGTAACCTGGAGCCGGAGAAAGATTTCAGCGCACAACACGACGCCACCGACCGTCTGCTGGCCGCGTTCCCGGCGATCATGTGCTACTGGTATCGCTTCAGTCACGACGGTAAACGCATTAATTGCGTCACCGACGAGACTTCCATCGGTGGCCACTTCCTGCACCTGCTACACGACAAGACGCCGAGCGAGTTGCACGTCAAAGTGATGAACGTGTCGCTGATTTTGTACGCAGAACACGAGTTCAACGCGTCGACCTTTACCGCCCGTGTGTGCGCATCGACCCTGTCGGATCTGTATTCCTGCGTCACCGCCGCCATCGGTTCACTGCGCGGACCGCTTCACGGCGGTGCCAACGAAGCCGCGATGGAAATGATCGAGCGCTTTTCATCGCCGCAGGAGGCGATCAAAGGCACCCTCGGCATGCTTGAACGCAAAGACAAGATCATGGGCTTTGGTCACGCGATCTATAAGGACAACGATCCGCGTAATGAAGTGATCAAAGGCTGGTCGAAAAAACTCGCTGACGAAGTGGGCGACAAGGTGCTGTTCCCGGTTTCCGAAGCCATCGATAAGACCATGTGGGAGCAAAAGAAACTGTTCCCGAACGCCGATTTCTATCACGCCTCGGCGTACCACTTCATGGGTATCCCGACCAAGTTGTTCACCCCGATTTTCGTTTGCTCACGCCTGACTGGCTGGGCGGCGCATGTGTTCGAACAGCGTGCAAACAATCGCATCATCCGCCCGAGTGCCGAGTACATCGGCGTCGAACAGCGCAAGTTCGTGCCAATCGAACAACGCTGA
- the acnD gene encoding Fe/S-dependent 2-methylisocitrate dehydratase AcnD — protein sequence MNTAFRKPLPGSHLDYFDVRAAVEAIQPGAYDTLPYTSRVLAENLVRRCDPATLTDSLKQFIERKRDLDFPWFPARVVCHDILGQTALVDLAGLRDAIALQGGDPAQVNPVVPTQLIVDHSLAVERGGFDPEAFEKNRAIEDRRNEDRFHFINWTKKAFKNVDVIPPGNGIMHQINLEKMSPVIQVRDGVAFPDTCVGTDSHTPHVDALGVIAIGVGGLEAESVMLGRASWMRLPESVGVELTGKLQPGITATDMVLALTEFLRKQKVVGAWLEFFGEGASQLTLGDRATISNMAPEYGATAAMFYIDQQTIDYLKLTGREDEQVQLVENYAKITGLWADSLKQAQYERGLSFNLSSVVRNMAGPSNPHARVATSDLAAQGISGQWDDVPGQMPDGAVIIAAITSCTNTSNPRNVIAAGLLARNANKLGLTRKPWVKSSLAPGSKTVALYLDEAGLTHELEQLGFGIVAFACTTCNGMSGALDPLIQQEIIDRDLYATAVLSGNRNFDGRIHPYAKNAFLASPPLVVAYAIAGTIRFDIEKDVLGLDASGQEIRLKDIWPSDDEIDAVVKASVKPEQFRQVYIPMFAIHEDTGPKVTPLYDWREMSTYIRRPPYWEGALAGARPLKGMRPLAVLPDNITTDHLSPSNAIMLDSAAGEYLAKMGLPEEDFNSYATHRGDHLTAQRATFANPKLFNEMVQENGKVKQGSLARVEPQGQVMRMWEAIETYMERKQPLIIIAGADYGQGSSRDWAAKGVRLAGVEAIAAEGFERIHRTNLVGMGVLPLEFLPGTDRHTLGIDGSETYDVIGDRTPRATLTLVINRRNGERVEVPVTCRLDTAEEVSIYEAGGVLQRFAQDFLESAVAV from the coding sequence ATGAACACAGCATTCCGCAAACCGCTGCCCGGCAGCCATCTGGATTACTTCGACGTCCGTGCGGCTGTCGAAGCCATTCAACCTGGCGCCTACGACACCCTGCCTTACACCTCCCGTGTGCTGGCGGAAAACCTGGTGCGTCGCTGCGACCCGGCCACGCTCACTGATTCGCTGAAGCAGTTTATTGAGCGCAAGCGCGACCTCGACTTTCCATGGTTCCCGGCCCGTGTGGTGTGCCATGACATTCTTGGTCAGACCGCGCTGGTCGACCTCGCTGGGTTGCGCGATGCCATCGCCCTGCAAGGTGGCGATCCGGCGCAAGTCAATCCGGTGGTGCCGACGCAATTGATCGTCGACCACTCGCTGGCCGTTGAACGTGGCGGCTTCGATCCCGAGGCGTTCGAGAAGAATCGCGCCATTGAAGACCGTCGCAACGAAGACCGTTTTCACTTCATTAACTGGACCAAAAAAGCCTTCAAAAATGTTGATGTGATCCCGCCGGGTAACGGGATCATGCACCAGATCAACCTGGAGAAAATGTCGCCGGTGATCCAGGTCCGCGACGGTGTAGCGTTCCCCGACACCTGTGTCGGCACTGACAGTCATACCCCGCACGTCGATGCGCTGGGCGTGATCGCCATCGGCGTCGGCGGCCTGGAAGCCGAGAGCGTGATGCTCGGCCGCGCCTCGTGGATGCGTCTGCCGGAAAGCGTGGGAGTTGAACTGACAGGCAAGCTGCAACCGGGCATCACCGCCACTGACATGGTGCTGGCGCTGACCGAGTTCCTGCGTAAGCAAAAAGTAGTCGGTGCCTGGCTGGAGTTCTTCGGTGAAGGCGCTTCACAGTTGACGCTTGGCGACCGCGCGACCATTTCCAACATGGCCCCGGAGTACGGTGCCACTGCGGCAATGTTCTACATCGACCAGCAAACCATCGACTACCTGAAGTTGACCGGGCGTGAAGACGAGCAGGTGCAGTTGGTCGAGAACTACGCCAAAATCACCGGGCTGTGGGCTGACAGTTTGAAGCAGGCGCAATACGAGCGCGGCTTGAGCTTCAACCTGTCTTCGGTGGTGCGCAACATGGCGGGCCCGAGCAACCCGCACGCGCGCGTTGCGACCTCGGATCTCGCCGCTCAAGGCATTTCCGGGCAGTGGGACGACGTGCCGGGGCAGATGCCGGACGGCGCGGTGATCATCGCCGCCATCACCAGTTGCACCAATACCAGCAACCCGCGCAACGTGATCGCCGCCGGGCTGCTGGCGCGCAACGCCAACAAGCTTGGGCTGACCCGCAAGCCTTGGGTGAAATCGTCCCTGGCGCCGGGCTCGAAAACCGTAGCCCTTTATCTGGACGAAGCCGGCCTGACTCATGAGTTGGAGCAGCTCGGTTTCGGCATCGTCGCTTTCGCTTGTACCACTTGCAACGGCATGTCCGGCGCGCTGGACCCGCTGATTCAGCAAGAAATCATCGACCGCGACCTGTACGCCACCGCCGTGCTGTCGGGTAACCGCAACTTCGATGGGCGGATTCATCCATACGCCAAGAACGCGTTCCTCGCTTCGCCACCCTTGGTGGTCGCTTACGCCATCGCGGGAACCATCCGTTTCGACATCGAAAAGGACGTGTTGGGGCTGGACGCGAGCGGCCAGGAAATTCGCCTGAAAGACATCTGGCCGAGCGACGACGAGATCGACGCGGTGGTCAAAGCCTCGGTCAAGCCGGAGCAGTTCCGTCAGGTCTATATTCCGATGTTCGCCATTCACGAAGACACCGGCCCGAAAGTGACGCCGCTCTACGACTGGCGCGAGATGAGTACCTACATCCGCCGTCCGCCGTATTGGGAAGGCGCGTTGGCCGGGGCGCGTCCGCTCAAGGGCATGCGCCCGCTGGCGGTGCTGCCGGACAACATCACCACGGATCACCTGTCGCCGTCGAACGCGATCATGCTCGACAGCGCCGCCGGTGAGTACCTGGCAAAAATGGGGTTGCCAGAAGAGGACTTCAACTCTTACGCGACTCACCGGGGCGACCACTTGACGGCGCAGCGCGCGACTTTTGCCAATCCAAAACTGTTCAATGAAATGGTTCAGGAAAACGGCAAGGTCAAGCAGGGTTCGCTGGCACGCGTCGAGCCGCAAGGCCAGGTTATGCGCATGTGGGAAGCCATCGAAACCTACATGGAGCGCAAGCAACCGCTGATCATCATTGCCGGCGCCGATTACGGTCAGGGTTCGTCCCGAGACTGGGCGGCCAAGGGCGTGCGTCTTGCCGGTGTCGAAGCGATTGCCGCTGAAGGTTTTGAGCGCATTCATCGCACCAACCTGGTGGGTATGGGGGTGTTGCCGCTGGAGTTCCTGCCGGGCACCGACCGTCATACCTTAGGGATTGATGGCAGTGAAACCTATGACGTGATCGGCGACCGTACCCCGCGTGCGACGTTGACGCTGGTGATTAACCGCCGCAACGGTGAGCGCGTCGAGGTGCCGGTGACCTGCCGTCTTGATACCGCCGAAGAAGTGTCGATATACGAGGCCGGCGGCGTGTTGCAGCGCTTCGCTCAGGACTTCCTTGAATCGGCAGTCGCCGTCTAA
- the prpF gene encoding 2-methylaconitate cis-trans isomerase PrpF, whose product MSHAPQIKIPATYMRGGTSKGVFFSLQDLPEAAQIPGPARDALLLRVIGSPDPYDKQIDGMGGATSSTSKTVILSKSIKADHDVDYLFGQVSIDKPFVDWSGNCGNLSAAVGSFAISNGLVDASRIPHNGVAVVRVWQANIGKTIIAHVPITNGEVQETGDFELDGVTFPAAEVQVEFMDPAAEEEGGGGSMFPTGNLVDDLEVPGVGTFKATLINAGIPTIFINAEDIGYTGTELQGAINGDPKALAMFETIRAHGALRMGLIKHLDEASTRQHTPKVAFVAKPADYIASSGKAVAAEDVDLLVRALSMGKLHHAMMGTAAVAIGTAAAISGTVVNLAAGGIERSAVRFGHPSGTLRVGAEAKEVNGEWTVSKAIMSRSARVLMEGYVRVPGDSF is encoded by the coding sequence ATGTCTCACGCACCTCAAATCAAAATCCCCGCCACCTACATGCGCGGCGGTACCAGCAAAGGCGTGTTCTTCAGCCTGCAAGACTTGCCCGAAGCGGCACAGATTCCCGGCCCGGCGCGCGATGCGTTGTTGTTGCGCGTGATCGGCAGTCCGGATCCCTATGACAAGCAAATCGACGGCATGGGCGGCGCGACTTCCAGCACCAGCAAAACCGTGATCCTGTCCAAAAGCATCAAGGCCGATCACGACGTTGATTACCTGTTCGGTCAGGTCTCCATCGACAAGCCGTTCGTGGATTGGAGCGGTAACTGCGGCAACCTGTCGGCAGCGGTCGGTTCGTTCGCTATCAGCAACGGTCTGGTCGATGCCAGCCGCATTCCACACAACGGTGTGGCCGTGGTTCGGGTGTGGCAGGCCAATATCGGCAAGACCATCATCGCCCACGTGCCGATCACTAACGGTGAAGTACAGGAAACCGGTGATTTCGAACTCGACGGCGTAACTTTTCCAGCCGCTGAAGTGCAGGTCGAGTTCATGGACCCGGCGGCGGAAGAAGAGGGCGGTGGCGGCTCGATGTTTCCCACGGGCAACCTGGTCGATGACCTGGAAGTGCCCGGCGTCGGGACCTTCAAGGCGACCCTGATCAATGCCGGCATCCCGACGATTTTTATCAATGCCGAAGACATTGGCTACACCGGCACCGAGTTGCAGGGGGCGATCAACGGTGATCCGAAAGCCTTGGCGATGTTCGAAACCATCCGCGCCCACGGTGCATTGCGCATGGGGCTGATCAAGCACCTGGACGAAGCGTCCACGCGTCAGCACACGCCGAAAGTGGCGTTCGTGGCCAAGCCCGCGGATTACATCGCGTCCAGCGGCAAAGCGGTTGCGGCCGAGGATGTCGACTTGCTGGTGCGTGCGTTGTCCATGGGCAAACTACACCACGCGATGATGGGCACGGCGGCGGTGGCGATTGGCACGGCGGCAGCGATTTCCGGCACCGTGGTCAACCTCGCGGCGGGCGGTATCGAGCGTAGCGCCGTGCGGTTCGGGCACCCGTCCGGCACCTTGCGCGTCGGTGCCGAGGCCAAAGAGGTCAACGGTGAATGGACCGTCAGCAAAGCGATCATGAGCCGCAGTGCGCGGGTGCTCATGGAAGGCTATGTGCGCGTGCCGGGTGACTCCTTCTAA